From Canis lupus dingo isolate Sandy chromosome 24, ASM325472v2, whole genome shotgun sequence, a single genomic window includes:
- the TTI1 gene encoding TELO2-interacting protein 1 homolog isoform X1: MAVFDTPEEAFGALRPVCVQLTKTQTVENVEHLQAQLQAVSDSALQELQQYILFPLRFTLKTPGPKRERLIQSVVECLTFVLSSTCVKEQVLLQELFSEISACLYSPKSQKPAAVSEELKLAVIQGLSTLMHSAYGDILLAFYEPSILPRLGFAVSLLLDLAEQEKSKQIKIAALKCLQVLLFQCDCQDHPRSLDELEQKQLGDLFASFLPGISMALARVITGDFKQGHGIIVSSLKTFYKTVSFIMADEQLERISKVQPKPAVEHRVAELMVHREAKWVKNTSDKLTILIKKIIECVSGHPHWKVRLALIELVEALLLKCSQSLVGSAGPLLKALVGLVNDESPEVQAQCSKVLRHFADQKVVVGNRAFADILSENLHSLATSLPRLMSSQDDQGKFSTLSLLLGYLKLLGPRVNFVLNSVTHLQRLSKALIQVLELDVTDIKVVEERCWNSGPLGASETAATQPRSPMQRRYFRFFTDERLFLLLQQVCQLLGFYGDVYLLIDHFMELYRESVVYRKQAAMILNELVAGAAGLEVENLHENHIKTSTEELREIVTSILEEYTSQENWYLTTCIESEEVGEELTMKQSGLQAITSGAHTCQVTSFPAFSKPSPTICSMNSNIWQICIQLEGIGRFAYALGKDFRLLLMTALYPVLEKAGDQTLLISQAATSAMMDICHTCGYYSLQHLINQNSDYLVNGISLNLRHLSLHPHTPKVLEVMLWNSDASLLPLVADVVQDVLATLDQFYDKRAASFVGVLHALLAALAQWFPDTDDLRQLQGESAGEAGSHLSQRPAASEKGLENTTTAEDMELFLLNYLKEKDVADGNVSDFDNEEEEQSDPPKVDESDTGPDVEPPLPVQIQIATDVMERCIHMLSDKNLKIRLKVLDVLNLCVVVLQSHKNQLLPLAHRAWPPLVHRLTNDDPLVVLRAFKVLRTLGGKCGDFLRSRFCKDILPKLAGSLVTQAPVSARAGPVYSHTLAFKLQLAVLQGLGPLCERLDLGDSDLNKVADACLIYLSAKQPMKLQEAARRVFLHLMKVDPDSTWFLLNELYCPEQLTPPHPSLHPVQLRGTMGQGNPYAANVLCLLQELQ; the protein is encoded by the exons ATGGCAGTTTTTGATACTCCTGAGGAGGCCTTTGGTGCCTTGCGCCCAGTGTGTGTTCAGCTCACAAAGACCCAGACGGTGGAGAACGTGGAGCATCTGCAGGCACAATTACAAGCCGTGAGTGACTCCGCCCTTCAGGAGCTGCAGCAGTACATCCTCTTCCCTTTGCGATTTACGCTGAAGACACCGGGTCCCAAAAGAGAGCGCTTGATTCAGAGCGTGGTGGAATGCCTCACATTTGTCCTCTCTTCAACATGTGTGAAGGAACAAGTACTTCTCCAGGAGCTCTTTTCGGAAATCTCTGCTTGTCTGTATTCACCCAAGTCCCAAAAGCCCGCAGCTGTGTCCGAGGAGTTGAAATTGGCTGTGATCCAGGGCCTCAGCACATTAATGCACTCGGCTTACGGGGACATTCTTCTGGCTTTTTATGAGCCCTCCATCCTGCCTCGTTTAGGATTTGCTGTGTCTTTACTCTTGGACCTAGCAGAACAGGAGAAatcaaagcaaattaaaatcGCTGCCTTAAAATGTTTACAGGTTCTACTCTTTCAATGTGATTGTCAAGACCATCCGAGGTCCTTGGATGAGCTTGAGCAAAAGCAGCTGGGagatttgtttgcttcttttttaccTGGAATTTCAATGGCACTGGCCAGGGTTATTACAGGGGACTTTAAACAAGGGCATGGCATCATTGTGTCTTCCCTAAAGACCTTCTACAAGACAGTGAGTTTCATTATGGCTGATGAACAGCTTGAAAGGATATCAAAAGTCCAACCAAAGCCTGCAGTGGAGCACAGAGTAGCAGAGCTGATGGTTCACAGGGAAGCCAAGTGGGTAAAAAACACCAGCGACAAATTAACTAtccttattaaaaagataattgagTGTGTTTCAGGCCACCCACACTGGAAGGTGAGGCTGGCCCTGATAGAACTGGTCGAGGCCCTTCTCCTGAAGTGCAGCCAATCGCTGGTCGGATCAGCTGGACCCCTTCTGAAGGCTCTGGTGGGTCTAGTAAATGATGAGAGTCCTGAAGTCCAAGCCCAGTGCAGTAAAGTTCTGAGACATTTTGCAGATCAGAAAGTAGTGGTCGGGAATAGAGCCTTTGCTGACATCTTGTCAGAAAACCTGCACTCCCTTGCCACGTCTCTTCCCCGCCTCATGAGCTCCCAGGACGATCAGGGCAAATTCTCTACTCTCTCCTTGTTACTCGGTTATCTGAAACTCTTGGGCCCCAGAGTGAACTTTGTCCTCAACTCTGTGACCCATCTTCAGCGCCTTTCCAAAGCGCTTATCCAAGTTCTAGAATTAGATGTGACTGACATCAAGGTTGTTGAGGAGCGGTGCTGGAATTCTGGGCCTCTGGGTGCTTCAGAGACTGCGGCTACGCAGccacggagcccaatgcagaggaGATACTTCCGCTTCTTCACTGATGAGAGGCTTTTCCTGCTCTTGCAGCAGGTGTGTCAGCTTCTCGGTTTTTACGGGGATGTCTATTTGCTCATAGATCACTTTATGGAGCTGTACCGCGAGTCTGTGGTTTACCGGAAGCAAGCCGCCATGATCCTGAATGAACTGGTTGCAGGGGCTGCTGGCCTGGAAGTGGAGAATCTTCACGAAAACCATATTAAAACAAGCACAGAGGAGCTAAGAGAGATTGTGACATCTATACTTGAAGAATACACAAGCCAAGAAAATTGGTATTTGACCACTTGTATCGAATCTGAAGAAGTGGGAGAGGAGCTAACAATGAAGCAGTCGGGCCTCCAGGCCATCACATCTGGTGCACACACCTGCCAAGTTACATCTTTTCCAGCCTTCTCAAAGCCGAGTCCCACTATTTGCTCCATGAACAGCAACATCTGGCAAATATGCATCCAGTTGGAAGGGATTGGCCGCTTTGCTTATGCACTAGGAAAAGACTTTCGTTTGCTCTTGATGACAGCCCTCTATCCAGTACTGGAGAAGGCTGGGGACCAAACCCTGCTCATCAGTCAAGCAGCTACCAGTGCCATGATGGACATTTGCCACACTTGTGGCTACTACTCTCTGCAGCACCTGATCAATCAAAATTCGGACTATTTGGTGAATGGGATCTCTTTAAATCTGCGTCATCTGTCTCTGCACCCCCATACCCCAAAAGTCTTGGAAGTCATGTTGTGGAACTCAGATGCTAGCCTGCTTCCTTTGGTGGCAGATGTGGTTCAGGATGTCTTGGCCACCCTGGACCAATTTTATGATAAGAGAGCTGCTTCCTTTGTCGGTGTTCTGCATGCCCTGCTGGCAGCATTAG CCCAGTGGTTCCCAGACACAGATGATCTCAGGCAACTCCAAGGGGAAAGTGCAGGGGAGGCGGGAAGTCATTTGAGCCAAAGACCAGCAGCTTCTGAGAAGGGACTTGAGAACACCACCACAGCAGAAGACATGGAGCTGTTTTTGCTGAACTACCTCAAAGAAAAGGATGTGGCAGATGGAAATGTCTCAGATTTTGATAATGAAGAAG aagagcAGTCAGACCCTCCAAAAGTAGACGAGAGTGACACTGGTCCTGATGTGGAGCCACCGTTGCCAGTGCAGATCCAAATAGCCACAGATGTGATGGAGCGCTGCATCCACATGTTGTcagataaaaatctgaaaatccgCTTGAAG GTGTTGGATGTGCTGAATTTGTGTGTGGTTGTTCTGCAGTCCCACAAGAACCAGCTCCTTCCCTTGGCTCATCGGGCCTGGCCCCCACTTGTGCACCGACTCACCAATGATGACCCCCTGGTGGTGCTCAGAGCCTTCAAG GTCTTACGTACCCTCGGAGGCAAGTGTGGCGACTTTCTGAGAAGCCGGTTCTGCAAAGACATCCTGCCAAAGCTGGCTGGCTCCTTAGTCACCCAAGCTCCTGTCAGTGCCCGGGCTGGCCCGGTATACTCCCACACGCTGGCTTTCAAGCTGCAGCTGGCTGTTCTGCAGGGCCTGGGCCCCCTCTGCGAGAGACTGGACCTAG
- the TTI1 gene encoding TELO2-interacting protein 1 homolog isoform X2 → MAVFDTPEEAFGALRPVCVQLTKTQTVENVEHLQAQLQAVSDSALQELQQYILFPLRFTLKTPGPKRERLIQSVVECLTFVLSSTCVKEQVLLQELFSEISACLYSPKSQKPAAVSEELKLAVIQGLSTLMHSAYGDILLAFYEPSILPRLGFAVSLLLDLAEQEKSKQIKIAALKCLQVLLFQCDCQDHPRSLDELEQKQLGDLFASFLPGISMALARVITGDFKQGHGIIVSSLKTFYKTVSFIMADEQLERISKVQPKPAVEHRVAELMVHREAKWVKNTSDKLTILIKKIIECVSGHPHWKVRLALIELVEALLLKCSQSLVGSAGPLLKALVGLVNDESPEVQAQCSKVLRHFADQKVVVGNRAFADILSENLHSLATSLPRLMSSQDDQGKFSTLSLLLGYLKLLGPRVNFVLNSVTHLQRLSKALIQVLELDVTDIKVVEERCWNSGPLGASETAATQPRSPMQRRYFRFFTDERLFLLLQQVCQLLGFYGDVYLLIDHFMELYRESVVYRKQAAMILNELVAGAAGLEVENLHENHIKTSTEELREIVTSILEEYTSQENWYLTTCIESEEVGEELTMKQSGLQAITSGAHTCQVTSFPAFSKPSPTICSMNSNIWQICIQLEGIGRFAYALGKDFRLLLMTALYPVLEKAGDQTLLISQAATSAMMDICHTCGYYSLQHLINQNSDYLVNGISLNLRHLSLHPHTPKVLEVMLWNSDASLLPLVADVVQDVLATLDQFYDKRAASFVGVLHALLAALAQWFPDTDDLRQLQGESAGEAGSHLSQRPAASEKGLENTTTAEDMELFLLNYLKEKDVADGNVSDFDNEEEEQSDPPKVDESDTGPDVEPPLPVQIQIATDVMERCIHMLSDKNLKIRLKVLDVLNLCVVVLQSHKNQLLPLAHRAWPPLVHRLTNDDPLVVLRAFKVLRTLGGKCGDFLRSRFCKDILPKLAGSLVTQAPVSARAGPVYSHTLAFKLQLAVLQGLGPLCERLDLGDSDLNKVADACLIYLSAKQPMKLQEAARRVSEKFPWCGGAAKGFPPLDESGPGLHLVSPE, encoded by the exons ATGGCAGTTTTTGATACTCCTGAGGAGGCCTTTGGTGCCTTGCGCCCAGTGTGTGTTCAGCTCACAAAGACCCAGACGGTGGAGAACGTGGAGCATCTGCAGGCACAATTACAAGCCGTGAGTGACTCCGCCCTTCAGGAGCTGCAGCAGTACATCCTCTTCCCTTTGCGATTTACGCTGAAGACACCGGGTCCCAAAAGAGAGCGCTTGATTCAGAGCGTGGTGGAATGCCTCACATTTGTCCTCTCTTCAACATGTGTGAAGGAACAAGTACTTCTCCAGGAGCTCTTTTCGGAAATCTCTGCTTGTCTGTATTCACCCAAGTCCCAAAAGCCCGCAGCTGTGTCCGAGGAGTTGAAATTGGCTGTGATCCAGGGCCTCAGCACATTAATGCACTCGGCTTACGGGGACATTCTTCTGGCTTTTTATGAGCCCTCCATCCTGCCTCGTTTAGGATTTGCTGTGTCTTTACTCTTGGACCTAGCAGAACAGGAGAAatcaaagcaaattaaaatcGCTGCCTTAAAATGTTTACAGGTTCTACTCTTTCAATGTGATTGTCAAGACCATCCGAGGTCCTTGGATGAGCTTGAGCAAAAGCAGCTGGGagatttgtttgcttcttttttaccTGGAATTTCAATGGCACTGGCCAGGGTTATTACAGGGGACTTTAAACAAGGGCATGGCATCATTGTGTCTTCCCTAAAGACCTTCTACAAGACAGTGAGTTTCATTATGGCTGATGAACAGCTTGAAAGGATATCAAAAGTCCAACCAAAGCCTGCAGTGGAGCACAGAGTAGCAGAGCTGATGGTTCACAGGGAAGCCAAGTGGGTAAAAAACACCAGCGACAAATTAACTAtccttattaaaaagataattgagTGTGTTTCAGGCCACCCACACTGGAAGGTGAGGCTGGCCCTGATAGAACTGGTCGAGGCCCTTCTCCTGAAGTGCAGCCAATCGCTGGTCGGATCAGCTGGACCCCTTCTGAAGGCTCTGGTGGGTCTAGTAAATGATGAGAGTCCTGAAGTCCAAGCCCAGTGCAGTAAAGTTCTGAGACATTTTGCAGATCAGAAAGTAGTGGTCGGGAATAGAGCCTTTGCTGACATCTTGTCAGAAAACCTGCACTCCCTTGCCACGTCTCTTCCCCGCCTCATGAGCTCCCAGGACGATCAGGGCAAATTCTCTACTCTCTCCTTGTTACTCGGTTATCTGAAACTCTTGGGCCCCAGAGTGAACTTTGTCCTCAACTCTGTGACCCATCTTCAGCGCCTTTCCAAAGCGCTTATCCAAGTTCTAGAATTAGATGTGACTGACATCAAGGTTGTTGAGGAGCGGTGCTGGAATTCTGGGCCTCTGGGTGCTTCAGAGACTGCGGCTACGCAGccacggagcccaatgcagaggaGATACTTCCGCTTCTTCACTGATGAGAGGCTTTTCCTGCTCTTGCAGCAGGTGTGTCAGCTTCTCGGTTTTTACGGGGATGTCTATTTGCTCATAGATCACTTTATGGAGCTGTACCGCGAGTCTGTGGTTTACCGGAAGCAAGCCGCCATGATCCTGAATGAACTGGTTGCAGGGGCTGCTGGCCTGGAAGTGGAGAATCTTCACGAAAACCATATTAAAACAAGCACAGAGGAGCTAAGAGAGATTGTGACATCTATACTTGAAGAATACACAAGCCAAGAAAATTGGTATTTGACCACTTGTATCGAATCTGAAGAAGTGGGAGAGGAGCTAACAATGAAGCAGTCGGGCCTCCAGGCCATCACATCTGGTGCACACACCTGCCAAGTTACATCTTTTCCAGCCTTCTCAAAGCCGAGTCCCACTATTTGCTCCATGAACAGCAACATCTGGCAAATATGCATCCAGTTGGAAGGGATTGGCCGCTTTGCTTATGCACTAGGAAAAGACTTTCGTTTGCTCTTGATGACAGCCCTCTATCCAGTACTGGAGAAGGCTGGGGACCAAACCCTGCTCATCAGTCAAGCAGCTACCAGTGCCATGATGGACATTTGCCACACTTGTGGCTACTACTCTCTGCAGCACCTGATCAATCAAAATTCGGACTATTTGGTGAATGGGATCTCTTTAAATCTGCGTCATCTGTCTCTGCACCCCCATACCCCAAAAGTCTTGGAAGTCATGTTGTGGAACTCAGATGCTAGCCTGCTTCCTTTGGTGGCAGATGTGGTTCAGGATGTCTTGGCCACCCTGGACCAATTTTATGATAAGAGAGCTGCTTCCTTTGTCGGTGTTCTGCATGCCCTGCTGGCAGCATTAG CCCAGTGGTTCCCAGACACAGATGATCTCAGGCAACTCCAAGGGGAAAGTGCAGGGGAGGCGGGAAGTCATTTGAGCCAAAGACCAGCAGCTTCTGAGAAGGGACTTGAGAACACCACCACAGCAGAAGACATGGAGCTGTTTTTGCTGAACTACCTCAAAGAAAAGGATGTGGCAGATGGAAATGTCTCAGATTTTGATAATGAAGAAG aagagcAGTCAGACCCTCCAAAAGTAGACGAGAGTGACACTGGTCCTGATGTGGAGCCACCGTTGCCAGTGCAGATCCAAATAGCCACAGATGTGATGGAGCGCTGCATCCACATGTTGTcagataaaaatctgaaaatccgCTTGAAG GTGTTGGATGTGCTGAATTTGTGTGTGGTTGTTCTGCAGTCCCACAAGAACCAGCTCCTTCCCTTGGCTCATCGGGCCTGGCCCCCACTTGTGCACCGACTCACCAATGATGACCCCCTGGTGGTGCTCAGAGCCTTCAAG GTCTTACGTACCCTCGGAGGCAAGTGTGGCGACTTTCTGAGAAGCCGGTTCTGCAAAGACATCCTGCCAAAGCTGGCTGGCTCCTTAGTCACCCAAGCTCCTGTCAGTGCCCGGGCTGGCCCGGTATACTCCCACACGCTGGCTTTCAAGCTGCAGCTGGCTGTTCTGCAGGGCCTGGGCCCCCTCTGCGAGAGACTGGACCTAG
- the TTI1 gene encoding TELO2-interacting protein 1 homolog isoform X3 translates to MAVFDTPEEAFGALRPVCVQLTKTQTVENVEHLQAQLQAVSDSALQELQQYILFPLRFTLKTPGPKRERLIQSVVECLTFVLSSTCVKEQVLLQELFSEISACLYSPKSQKPAAVSEELKLAVIQGLSTLMHSAYGDILLAFYEPSILPRLGFAVSLLLDLAEQEKSKQIKIAALKCLQVLLFQCDCQDHPRSLDELEQKQLGDLFASFLPGISMALARVITGDFKQGHGIIVSSLKTFYKTVSFIMADEQLERISKVQPKPAVEHRVAELMVHREAKWVKNTSDKLTILIKKIIECVSGHPHWKVRLALIELVEALLLKCSQSLVGSAGPLLKALVGLVNDESPEVQAQCSKVLRHFADQKVVVGNRAFADILSENLHSLATSLPRLMSSQDDQGKFSTLSLLLGYLKLLGPRVNFVLNSVTHLQRLSKALIQVLELDVTDIKVVEERCWNSGPLGASETAATQPRSPMQRRYFRFFTDERLFLLLQQVCQLLGFYGDVYLLIDHFMELYRESVVYRKQAAMILNELVAGAAGLEVENLHENHIKTSTEELREIVTSILEEYTSQENWYLTTCIESEEVGEELTMKQSGLQAITSGAHTCQVTSFPAFSKPSPTICSMNSNIWQICIQLEGIGRFAYALGKDFRLLLMTALYPVLEKAGDQTLLISQAATSAMMDICHTCGYYSLQHLINQNSDYLVNGISLNLRHLSLHPHTPKVLEVMLWNSDASLLPLVADVVQDVLATLDQFYDKRAASFVGVLHALLAALAQWFPDTDDLRQLQGESAGEAGSHLSQRPAASEKGLENTTTAEDMELFLLNYLKEKDVADGNVSDFDNEEEEQSDPPKVDESDTGPDVEPPLPVQIQIATDVMERCIHMLSDKNLKIRLKVLDVLNLCVVVLQSHKNQLLPLAHRAWPPLVHRLTNDDPLVVLRAFKKKLNYQTFLSSVLPWQCAVTRPGAVSAGLTYPRRQVWRLSEKPVLQRHPAKAGWLLSHPSSCQCPGWPGILPHAGFQAAAGCSAGPGPPLRETGPR, encoded by the exons ATGGCAGTTTTTGATACTCCTGAGGAGGCCTTTGGTGCCTTGCGCCCAGTGTGTGTTCAGCTCACAAAGACCCAGACGGTGGAGAACGTGGAGCATCTGCAGGCACAATTACAAGCCGTGAGTGACTCCGCCCTTCAGGAGCTGCAGCAGTACATCCTCTTCCCTTTGCGATTTACGCTGAAGACACCGGGTCCCAAAAGAGAGCGCTTGATTCAGAGCGTGGTGGAATGCCTCACATTTGTCCTCTCTTCAACATGTGTGAAGGAACAAGTACTTCTCCAGGAGCTCTTTTCGGAAATCTCTGCTTGTCTGTATTCACCCAAGTCCCAAAAGCCCGCAGCTGTGTCCGAGGAGTTGAAATTGGCTGTGATCCAGGGCCTCAGCACATTAATGCACTCGGCTTACGGGGACATTCTTCTGGCTTTTTATGAGCCCTCCATCCTGCCTCGTTTAGGATTTGCTGTGTCTTTACTCTTGGACCTAGCAGAACAGGAGAAatcaaagcaaattaaaatcGCTGCCTTAAAATGTTTACAGGTTCTACTCTTTCAATGTGATTGTCAAGACCATCCGAGGTCCTTGGATGAGCTTGAGCAAAAGCAGCTGGGagatttgtttgcttcttttttaccTGGAATTTCAATGGCACTGGCCAGGGTTATTACAGGGGACTTTAAACAAGGGCATGGCATCATTGTGTCTTCCCTAAAGACCTTCTACAAGACAGTGAGTTTCATTATGGCTGATGAACAGCTTGAAAGGATATCAAAAGTCCAACCAAAGCCTGCAGTGGAGCACAGAGTAGCAGAGCTGATGGTTCACAGGGAAGCCAAGTGGGTAAAAAACACCAGCGACAAATTAACTAtccttattaaaaagataattgagTGTGTTTCAGGCCACCCACACTGGAAGGTGAGGCTGGCCCTGATAGAACTGGTCGAGGCCCTTCTCCTGAAGTGCAGCCAATCGCTGGTCGGATCAGCTGGACCCCTTCTGAAGGCTCTGGTGGGTCTAGTAAATGATGAGAGTCCTGAAGTCCAAGCCCAGTGCAGTAAAGTTCTGAGACATTTTGCAGATCAGAAAGTAGTGGTCGGGAATAGAGCCTTTGCTGACATCTTGTCAGAAAACCTGCACTCCCTTGCCACGTCTCTTCCCCGCCTCATGAGCTCCCAGGACGATCAGGGCAAATTCTCTACTCTCTCCTTGTTACTCGGTTATCTGAAACTCTTGGGCCCCAGAGTGAACTTTGTCCTCAACTCTGTGACCCATCTTCAGCGCCTTTCCAAAGCGCTTATCCAAGTTCTAGAATTAGATGTGACTGACATCAAGGTTGTTGAGGAGCGGTGCTGGAATTCTGGGCCTCTGGGTGCTTCAGAGACTGCGGCTACGCAGccacggagcccaatgcagaggaGATACTTCCGCTTCTTCACTGATGAGAGGCTTTTCCTGCTCTTGCAGCAGGTGTGTCAGCTTCTCGGTTTTTACGGGGATGTCTATTTGCTCATAGATCACTTTATGGAGCTGTACCGCGAGTCTGTGGTTTACCGGAAGCAAGCCGCCATGATCCTGAATGAACTGGTTGCAGGGGCTGCTGGCCTGGAAGTGGAGAATCTTCACGAAAACCATATTAAAACAAGCACAGAGGAGCTAAGAGAGATTGTGACATCTATACTTGAAGAATACACAAGCCAAGAAAATTGGTATTTGACCACTTGTATCGAATCTGAAGAAGTGGGAGAGGAGCTAACAATGAAGCAGTCGGGCCTCCAGGCCATCACATCTGGTGCACACACCTGCCAAGTTACATCTTTTCCAGCCTTCTCAAAGCCGAGTCCCACTATTTGCTCCATGAACAGCAACATCTGGCAAATATGCATCCAGTTGGAAGGGATTGGCCGCTTTGCTTATGCACTAGGAAAAGACTTTCGTTTGCTCTTGATGACAGCCCTCTATCCAGTACTGGAGAAGGCTGGGGACCAAACCCTGCTCATCAGTCAAGCAGCTACCAGTGCCATGATGGACATTTGCCACACTTGTGGCTACTACTCTCTGCAGCACCTGATCAATCAAAATTCGGACTATTTGGTGAATGGGATCTCTTTAAATCTGCGTCATCTGTCTCTGCACCCCCATACCCCAAAAGTCTTGGAAGTCATGTTGTGGAACTCAGATGCTAGCCTGCTTCCTTTGGTGGCAGATGTGGTTCAGGATGTCTTGGCCACCCTGGACCAATTTTATGATAAGAGAGCTGCTTCCTTTGTCGGTGTTCTGCATGCCCTGCTGGCAGCATTAG CCCAGTGGTTCCCAGACACAGATGATCTCAGGCAACTCCAAGGGGAAAGTGCAGGGGAGGCGGGAAGTCATTTGAGCCAAAGACCAGCAGCTTCTGAGAAGGGACTTGAGAACACCACCACAGCAGAAGACATGGAGCTGTTTTTGCTGAACTACCTCAAAGAAAAGGATGTGGCAGATGGAAATGTCTCAGATTTTGATAATGAAGAAG aagagcAGTCAGACCCTCCAAAAGTAGACGAGAGTGACACTGGTCCTGATGTGGAGCCACCGTTGCCAGTGCAGATCCAAATAGCCACAGATGTGATGGAGCGCTGCATCCACATGTTGTcagataaaaatctgaaaatccgCTTGAAG GTGTTGGATGTGCTGAATTTGTGTGTGGTTGTTCTGCAGTCCCACAAGAACCAGCTCCTTCCCTTGGCTCATCGGGCCTGGCCCCCACTTGTGCACCGACTCACCAATGATGACCCCCTGGTGGTGCTCAGAGCCTTCAAG aagaaattGAATTACCAGACGTTCCTTAGCTCTGTGCTGCCTTGGCAATGTGCAGTCACCAGACCCGGGGCTGTTTCTGCAGGTCTTACGTACCCTCGGAGGCAAGTGTGGCGACTTTCTGAGAAGCCGGTTCTGCAAAGACATCCTGCCAAAGCTGGCTGGCTCCTTAGTCACCCAAGCTCCTGTCAGTGCCCGGGCTGGCCCGGTATACTCCCACACGCTGGCTTTCAAGCTGCAGCTGGCTGTTCTGCAGGGCCTGGGCCCCCTCTGCGAGAGACTGGACCTAG